From Streptomyces sp. CMB-StM0423, a single genomic window includes:
- a CDS encoding twin-arginine translocation signal domain-containing protein, with the protein MSQRPSRRGFLGIAAVAVAGAPVICSGPAFAAGPRELPIVNRPDHPGAVYPSAGLRQAQAEPLNATVDCALSGRRGQ; encoded by the coding sequence ATGTCGCAACGACCATCCCGCCGTGGCTTCCTGGGGATAGCCGCGGTCGCCGTGGCCGGCGCACCCGTGATCTGCTCCGGTCCGGCCTTCGCCGCGGGGCCGCGCGAGTTGCCGATCGTGAACCGTCCCGACCATCCCGGCGCGGTCTACCCGTCCGCCGGCCTGCGGCAGGCACAGGCCGAGCCGCTCAACGCCACCGTCGACTGCGCGCTGTCCGGACGGAGGGGCCAGTGA
- a CDS encoding SAM-dependent methyltransferase yields MADHAPDAIDTSRPHSARIWNHLLGGEDNYEADRAAAAAILSVFPGMADITRHSRQFTGRAVGHLVRDAGIRQFLDVGSGLPTADNTHEIAQRTAPEARIVYVDNDPLVLAHARALLTSTPEGRCQYVDADARDTDRILEEAARTLDFTRPVGLMLMGILGLIEDYDEARSLVRRLLAALPPGSHLALNDGTTTDPAYVEALHRHNPRAAVPYTPRAPHQIERYFENLHLLPPGVVSCPRWHPDPTAETPPEVAAYGGVARKP; encoded by the coding sequence ATGGCAGACCACGCACCGGACGCGATCGACACGAGCCGCCCGCATTCGGCGCGTATCTGGAACCACCTGCTCGGCGGCGAGGACAACTACGAGGCCGACCGGGCCGCCGCGGCGGCGATCCTCTCGGTCTTCCCGGGGATGGCCGACATCACGCGCCACTCCCGGCAGTTCACCGGCCGCGCGGTCGGCCACCTGGTACGCGACGCGGGCATCCGCCAGTTCCTGGACGTCGGCAGCGGACTGCCCACGGCCGACAACACCCACGAGATCGCCCAGCGCACCGCGCCGGAGGCGCGGATCGTCTACGTCGACAACGACCCCCTGGTCCTGGCCCACGCCCGGGCCCTGCTCACCTCCACCCCCGAGGGCCGGTGCCAGTACGTCGACGCCGACGCCCGCGACACCGACCGGATCCTCGAAGAGGCGGCGCGCACACTGGACTTCACGCGGCCGGTGGGGCTGATGCTGATGGGGATCCTCGGCCTGATCGAGGACTACGACGAGGCCCGGTCCCTCGTACGCCGCCTCCTGGCCGCCCTGCCCCCGGGCAGCCACCTGGCCCTCAACGACGGCACGACCACCGACCCGGCCTACGTCGAGGCCCTCCACCGCCACAACCCGAGAGCGGCGGTCCCGTACACCCCGCGCGCCCCCCACCAGATCGAGCGCTACTTCGAGAACCTGCACCTCCTGCCCCCGGGCGTGGTCTCCTGCCCCCGCTGGCACCCGGACCCCACCGCGGAGACCCCGCCGGAGGTGGCCGCCTACGGCGGCGTAGCCCGCAAGCCGTAG
- a CDS encoding GNAT family N-acetyltransferase, producing the protein MLRGTKVGLRARHADDIPVLQADLYDDVVAGSRAQATPWRPVAAASKDNPLLVDDKAEGIVPFSVVELDGGALVGTAALWGIDTHHRSAHVGLGLMPYARGKGYGTDIVAALCHYGFVVRGLHRLQIETLADNAAMLRAAERNGFVREGVLRSSAWVLGTFLDEVILGLLAADWRPEAPARADGGR; encoded by the coding sequence ATGCTACGAGGCACGAAGGTCGGGCTCAGGGCCCGGCACGCGGACGACATCCCGGTTCTGCAGGCCGACCTCTACGACGACGTCGTCGCCGGCTCCCGGGCCCAGGCCACGCCGTGGCGGCCGGTCGCCGCCGCGTCGAAGGACAACCCGCTGCTGGTCGACGACAAGGCCGAGGGGATCGTCCCGTTCTCGGTGGTGGAGCTGGACGGCGGGGCGCTGGTCGGCACGGCGGCGCTGTGGGGCATCGACACCCATCACCGGTCCGCACACGTGGGCCTCGGGCTCATGCCGTACGCGCGCGGCAAGGGCTACGGCACCGACATCGTCGCCGCGCTCTGCCACTACGGCTTCGTCGTACGCGGCCTGCACCGGCTGCAGATCGAGACCCTGGCCGACAACGCCGCCATGCTGCGCGCCGCCGAGCGCAACGGCTTCGTCCGCGAGGGCGTGCTGCGCTCCTCGGCCTGGGTGCTGGGCACGTTCCTGGACGAGGTGATCCTCGGGCTGCTCGCCGCCGACTGGCGGCCGGAGGCGCCCGCGCGGGCGGACGGCGGCCGCTGA
- the cas3 gene encoding CRISPR-associated helicase Cas3' — protein MLEYAEYEPVCVGGRDVIDTRLWGKADGLERPYPLVGHLVDTAMVAGGLWDSVLAAGRRELIAGALGVCGADARRVVMFWAGLHDVGKILSQFQELARRDQPAHCAFLGEAPYVLEPGLQQSAKIRHELATSRVVPQLLAELGYPVSGRPAGLLLMQVAQLLGGHHGRYPRAAEERDLRDPLAGLPELGCGGWEDQRREHVTALHEVLGRPVVPAVRALPVDLAVVVAGVVIISDWLASQEHAVAAQQAAAEADGGLASPEALAAHAERAERAASGLVEAAGLGCARFRSGGLRELFPQIAKPYELQASLERGLSGAVRGPGVLLVTAPPGEGKTEAALYAAALMGEVCSSSGVFFALPTQATANQMYGRVLDFTARNVRGPAKISLLHGAADLFAGYAEPAAGEDEVEPRVLSQNDADSRGAAEAASLVAGRWLRMRGRGILAPVTVGTVDQALMAVLPIKWNALRHLGLSGKTVIIDEAHAYDAYTHALLLRLLTWLGAMDVPVVLLSATLTGSTATGLIEAYLVGAGHPPGASSIPQPAYPGWLYADAAQGRTIGPSAVITSERARTLTIARREVAHSYDPTRADGRLALLLEELEPVVAEGGCAAVICTTVAEAQQTYQALREHYRALFGADYRGWDDRSADDAAGSGAAAGPHLRLLHARFPAHRRGQITAEMEQWFGPVGKEGVQRPRPPRGAVLVATQVIEQSLDLDFDLMITDLAPMALLLQRAGRIWRHAATPRPRWCQDPRLAVLIPADDEGRLSPPAAWGDVYAPSLLQRTVDLLEQHGSACVRVPGDVQTLVDGVYAEEFVSSNPENLMKWDIKRLGDEMARTHLAGMVMLPPPQQVGSLHELTTSEADEDLIATRLGLESVPLLPVFVDAAGRRWLDEACEVPLPPRGSRPDGRFTRAEVRALLGYVVPLAHGRWHQSAGEAHEPPPDWRQEPRLSRLVLAPHQVTEQSTAGAIFGDHVLTLTHTLGLTVRRLDE, from the coding sequence GTGCTGGAGTACGCGGAGTACGAACCGGTGTGCGTGGGGGGGCGGGATGTGATCGATACGCGGCTGTGGGGGAAGGCTGACGGGCTGGAGCGGCCCTATCCGTTGGTCGGGCATCTGGTGGATACCGCGATGGTCGCGGGTGGCCTCTGGGATTCCGTGTTGGCTGCGGGGCGGCGGGAGTTGATCGCCGGGGCGCTGGGTGTCTGTGGTGCTGATGCCCGGCGGGTGGTGATGTTCTGGGCTGGTCTTCACGATGTGGGGAAGATCCTGTCGCAGTTCCAGGAGTTGGCCCGTCGGGACCAGCCGGCGCATTGTGCGTTCCTCGGCGAGGCGCCGTACGTGCTTGAGCCCGGGTTGCAGCAGTCGGCGAAGATCCGCCATGAGCTGGCGACGAGTCGGGTGGTGCCGCAACTGCTGGCGGAGCTGGGTTATCCGGTTTCGGGCCGGCCTGCGGGGCTGTTGCTGATGCAGGTTGCCCAGCTTCTCGGGGGGCACCACGGCCGTTACCCGCGGGCGGCGGAGGAGCGGGACTTGCGTGATCCGCTGGCTGGGCTTCCCGAGCTGGGCTGCGGTGGTTGGGAAGATCAGCGGCGCGAGCATGTGACCGCGTTGCACGAGGTGTTGGGGCGGCCGGTGGTGCCTGCGGTGCGGGCGCTGCCGGTGGATTTGGCGGTGGTCGTGGCGGGTGTGGTCATCATCTCGGACTGGCTGGCGAGTCAGGAACACGCGGTGGCGGCTCAGCAGGCCGCTGCGGAGGCCGATGGCGGTCTGGCTTCTCCGGAGGCGTTGGCGGCCCATGCCGAGCGTGCTGAACGCGCCGCTTCCGGGCTTGTCGAGGCTGCTGGACTGGGCTGTGCGCGGTTTCGTTCGGGTGGGCTGAGGGAGCTGTTTCCGCAGATCGCGAAGCCGTATGAGCTGCAGGCCAGCCTGGAGCGGGGGCTGTCGGGCGCGGTGAGGGGTCCGGGTGTGTTGCTGGTCACCGCACCGCCGGGGGAGGGCAAGACGGAGGCGGCGTTGTACGCGGCGGCGCTGATGGGTGAGGTGTGCAGCAGCAGCGGGGTGTTCTTCGCGTTGCCGACTCAGGCGACGGCCAATCAGATGTACGGCCGGGTGCTCGACTTCACGGCACGCAATGTCCGCGGCCCGGCGAAGATCTCTTTGCTGCACGGTGCGGCGGATCTCTTCGCGGGGTATGCGGAGCCTGCTGCGGGTGAGGATGAGGTCGAGCCGCGGGTGCTGTCGCAGAACGATGCCGACTCCCGGGGTGCGGCGGAGGCGGCGTCGTTGGTGGCCGGCCGGTGGTTACGCATGCGTGGCCGGGGCATTCTCGCGCCTGTCACGGTGGGTACGGTCGATCAGGCGTTGATGGCCGTGTTGCCGATCAAGTGGAATGCGCTGCGCCATCTGGGTCTGTCGGGCAAGACGGTGATCATCGATGAGGCTCATGCCTACGATGCCTACACCCACGCTCTGCTGCTGCGGCTGCTGACGTGGCTGGGCGCGATGGATGTCCCGGTGGTGCTGTTGTCCGCGACGCTTACCGGCTCGACGGCGACAGGTCTGATCGAGGCGTATCTGGTCGGCGCCGGTCACCCGCCCGGCGCATCCTCGATTCCCCAGCCCGCCTACCCAGGGTGGCTGTACGCGGATGCCGCCCAGGGCAGGACCATCGGCCCATCGGCTGTGATCACCAGCGAGCGGGCGCGCACTCTGACGATCGCCCGCCGGGAGGTGGCCCACTCCTACGACCCCACGCGCGCTGACGGGCGCTTGGCCCTGTTGTTGGAAGAGCTTGAGCCGGTGGTGGCCGAAGGCGGCTGCGCGGCGGTGATCTGCACGACGGTCGCGGAGGCGCAGCAGACGTACCAGGCCCTGCGCGAGCACTACCGTGCCCTGTTCGGCGCCGACTACCGCGGCTGGGACGACCGTTCGGCCGATGACGCCGCCGGAAGCGGTGCTGCTGCCGGGCCGCATCTGCGGCTGCTGCATGCGCGCTTCCCTGCCCACCGCAGAGGGCAGATCACCGCGGAGATGGAGCAGTGGTTCGGGCCTGTCGGCAAGGAGGGCGTACAGCGCCCGAGGCCGCCGCGTGGTGCCGTGCTCGTGGCCACGCAGGTGATCGAGCAGTCGCTCGATCTGGACTTCGACCTCATGATCACCGATCTGGCGCCGATGGCATTGCTGTTGCAGCGGGCCGGGCGAATCTGGCGGCACGCGGCAACGCCGCGGCCACGGTGGTGCCAGGACCCGCGCCTGGCGGTCCTCATCCCGGCAGATGACGAGGGCCGGCTCTCACCGCCGGCGGCATGGGGCGATGTGTATGCGCCGTCCCTGTTGCAGCGGACGGTGGATCTCCTGGAGCAGCACGGATCTGCTTGCGTCCGGGTGCCCGGTGATGTGCAGACGCTGGTCGACGGCGTTTACGCCGAGGAGTTCGTCTCCAGCAATCCCGAGAACCTGATGAAGTGGGACATCAAGCGCCTGGGCGATGAGATGGCTCGCACGCATCTTGCCGGGATGGTGATGCTTCCGCCGCCGCAGCAGGTGGGCTCGTTGCACGAGCTGACCACCAGCGAGGCGGACGAAGATCTCATCGCCACCCGGCTCGGGCTGGAGAGTGTGCCGCTGCTGCCCGTCTTCGTCGACGCGGCAGGGCGCCGATGGCTCGACGAAGCATGCGAAGTCCCACTACCGCCCCGGGGTAGCCGCCCCGACGGCCGCTTCACCCGCGCAGAAGTCCGCGCACTGCTGGGCTACGTGGTTCCGCTCGCCCACGGCCGCTGGCACCAGTCGGCCGGCGAGGCCCACGAACCTCCGCCGGACTGGAGACAGGAGCCCAGGCTCTCGCGCCTGGTGCTCGCTCCCCACCAGGTCACTGAACAGAGCACAGCCGGCGCGATCTTCGGAGACCACGTACTGACCCTGACGCACACGTTGGGGCTGACTGTACGGCGACTCGATGAGTAA
- a CDS encoding peptidoglycan recognition protein family protein, translating to MTTFVSRSGWGARAPRNTNANITPQHGGVTIHHVDAVRVARANHADCAAQVRGIQNYHMDSNGWADIAYSHLVCVHDYVFQGRGENRRTAANGTDPGNQNWYAVCGLVGGTAGDYDTITTGLINAFRYAVNRLRTQGGAARAICGHRDHLSTGCPGNLYVNGVLNGATNPGGGPLPHPGVNFRQPPTFSHASVATWQNQMNARHGYGLTADGAYGPNSYAACRDFQSKKGLAVDGIVGPATWGATFPA from the coding sequence GTGACCACCTTCGTCTCCCGGTCCGGCTGGGGTGCACGCGCTCCGCGGAACACCAACGCCAACATCACGCCCCAGCACGGCGGGGTGACCATCCATCACGTCGACGCCGTCCGCGTCGCCCGCGCGAATCACGCGGACTGCGCCGCCCAGGTGCGCGGGATCCAGAACTACCACATGGACAGCAACGGCTGGGCCGACATCGCGTACAGCCACCTCGTCTGCGTGCATGATTACGTGTTCCAGGGCCGCGGTGAGAACCGCCGCACGGCGGCGAACGGCACCGATCCGGGCAACCAGAACTGGTACGCCGTCTGCGGTCTCGTCGGCGGGACCGCCGGCGACTACGACACCATCACCACCGGCCTGATCAACGCCTTCCGTTACGCCGTCAACCGGCTGCGCACGCAGGGTGGTGCGGCCCGGGCCATCTGCGGCCATCGGGACCACCTGAGCACCGGCTGCCCGGGGAACCTGTACGTGAACGGCGTGCTCAACGGCGCGACGAACCCCGGCGGCGGCCCGCTCCCCCACCCCGGCGTCAACTTCCGCCAGCCGCCGACCTTCAGCCACGCGAGCGTGGCCACGTGGCAGAACCAGATGAACGCCCGCCACGGCTACGGCCTCACCGCGGACGGCGCCTACGGCCCCAACTCGTACGCGGCGTGCCGGGACTTCCAGTCGAAGAAGGGCCTCGCCGTCGACGGCATCGTCGGCCCCGCCACCTGGGGTGCCACCTTCCCGGCCTGA
- a CDS encoding MerR family transcriptional regulator → MGRVAGLAGVSVRTLPHYDEIGLVRPSARTAAGYRTYAAGDVERLREVLGYRRLGFGLREIAELVDDPATDAAVMRAQRPPGAARCVAASAQRLPFPDGAFDAAMAVSTVHHRPDPVAGLREMRRVARRVVVFTYDACDPGRRERFRLTRDYLPEFAGLRTDWPALADLTRAIGGRAEPVLIPWDCADGFFEAHRRQPEAYLEDRVRRAVSVWTRVGPEAERRAVTGLRDDLASGRWTERNRGLLALDAAELGLRLLIA, encoded by the coding sequence GTGGGGCGCGTGGCCGGGTTGGCCGGGGTGAGCGTGCGCACGCTGCCTCACTACGACGAGATCGGCCTCGTGCGGCCCTCCGCGCGGACCGCGGCCGGCTACCGGACGTACGCGGCGGGCGACGTGGAGCGGCTGCGCGAGGTGCTCGGGTACCGGCGGCTGGGGTTCGGGCTGCGGGAGATCGCGGAACTGGTCGACGACCCGGCCACCGACGCGGCGGTCATGCGGGCGCAGCGGCCGCCGGGGGCGGCACGGTGTGTGGCGGCCAGTGCGCAGCGGCTGCCGTTCCCTGACGGGGCGTTCGACGCGGCCATGGCGGTGAGCACCGTGCACCACCGGCCGGACCCGGTGGCCGGGCTGCGGGAGATGCGGCGCGTGGCGCGGCGGGTGGTGGTGTTCACGTACGACGCCTGCGACCCGGGCCGGCGCGAGCGGTTCCGGCTCACCCGCGACTACCTGCCGGAGTTCGCCGGACTCCGCACGGACTGGCCGGCGCTGGCCGACCTGACGCGCGCGATCGGCGGGCGCGCGGAGCCGGTGCTCATCCCGTGGGACTGCGCGGACGGCTTCTTCGAGGCGCACCGGCGGCAGCCCGAGGCGTACCTGGAGGACCGCGTGCGCCGCGCGGTGTCGGTGTGGACGAGGGTGGGCCCGGAGGCGGAGCGCCGGGCGGTGACCGGCCTCCGCGACGACCTCGCCTCGGGCCGCTGGACGGAGCGCAACCGCGGCCTCCTCGCCCTCGACGCGGCCGAACTGGGCCTCCGTCTTCTCATCGCCTGA
- a CDS encoding ABC transporter ATP-binding protein has product MSTPPLRPGVSPGGPAGVSVSPAGGLRLRARRVSRDVRGAGRVLRGVSLDVAPGTLTVIAGSSGAGKTVLLQTLAGLSVPSEGEVWHDGAPPGPPGPEFGYVPQEDIIHRELPLHRTLVYAAGLRMPPKTPAAAVAATVDRVLATLGLTSRRDTPVRALSGGERKRASIAVELLTRPRVLFLDEPTSGLDPATGAELMHTLRGLADDGTTVVLTTHVLADLPRGDQVVFLSADGEVAYAGEPGALCEAFGVATAEEVYGAVAAGARAPGAGAGDFPELGDTWGPEAPSGPAAAPGAASRRDRREAGEATGPNSPATPAGPTAPAGPTTAAGRAAPAGHAATPGHAAPPAHVTPTAQVAPAGAVAAAGAVAATGLATATATEPTARSGPAAPISPATPAGPAAPADPAAPARAPSSAVPATLPARVGALRQWALLTRRGTALLLHHRLSVAVLVGSPVMIVAMFAVLFRGGAFGPASPDPASTAMIMFWIAFGAFFFGLTYGLLQICTELAVLRREWLAGLRIGPYVASKLTTMLPALALADALLLAVLRALDRLPSAGWDTYASLFASSALASAAALALGLLASAAVAEPGQATLMLPLLCFPQVLFSGAFVPVPRMTPGGEAISLAMTNRWAFEALGSGVGLESLWRTGASPAGRPLLASYGESFAHPAARGWLILAGFAVLFLALTWWVVVRKCRDGAERSRQGR; this is encoded by the coding sequence ATGTCGACGCCGCCCCTGCGCCCGGGTGTCTCCCCCGGCGGTCCCGCCGGTGTGTCCGTTTCGCCGGCCGGCGGCCTGCGGTTGCGGGCGCGGCGGGTGAGCCGGGACGTGCGCGGGGCGGGCCGGGTGCTGCGCGGGGTGTCCCTCGACGTCGCGCCCGGGACCCTCACCGTGATCGCCGGGAGCAGCGGCGCCGGCAAGACGGTCCTGCTGCAGACGCTGGCGGGGCTGAGCGTGCCGAGCGAGGGCGAGGTGTGGCACGACGGGGCGCCGCCGGGGCCGCCGGGGCCCGAGTTCGGGTACGTGCCGCAGGAGGACATCATCCACCGTGAGCTGCCGCTGCACCGCACGCTGGTGTACGCGGCCGGGCTGCGGATGCCGCCGAAGACCCCGGCCGCGGCCGTCGCCGCGACGGTCGACCGGGTGCTGGCCACGCTGGGGCTGACCTCGCGGCGCGATACGCCGGTACGGGCCCTGAGCGGCGGCGAACGCAAGCGGGCGAGCATCGCGGTGGAGCTGCTGACCCGGCCCCGGGTGCTCTTCCTCGACGAGCCGACGTCCGGGCTCGACCCGGCCACCGGCGCGGAGCTGATGCACACCCTGCGCGGGCTGGCCGACGACGGCACGACGGTCGTCCTGACCACGCACGTGCTCGCCGATCTGCCGCGCGGTGACCAGGTGGTCTTCCTGTCGGCCGACGGCGAGGTCGCCTACGCGGGTGAACCGGGCGCGCTGTGCGAGGCGTTCGGCGTGGCCACGGCGGAGGAGGTGTACGGGGCGGTGGCCGCCGGCGCACGGGCGCCGGGGGCGGGCGCCGGCGACTTCCCGGAGCTGGGGGACACCTGGGGTCCCGAGGCACCCTCCGGCCCGGCGGCAGCGCCGGGGGCGGCGTCCCGGAGAGACCGGAGGGAGGCGGGAGAGGCGACGGGACCGAACAGCCCGGCGACACCGGCCGGTCCGACGGCTCCCGCCGGCCCGACGACTGCCGCCGGCCGAGCGGCACCCGCCGGCCACGCGGCAACCCCCGGCCACGCCGCACCCCCCGCACACGTGACACCGACCGCACAAGTGGCACCCGCCGGGGCCGTCGCGGCGGCGGGAGCCGTCGCCGCCACCGGCCTGGCCACCGCGACCGCGACGGAGCCCACCGCCCGGTCAGGCCCCGCAGCACCGATCAGCCCCGCGACACCCGCCGGTCCCGCAGCACCGGCAGACCCCGCCGCGCCCGCCCGGGCCCCCTCGTCCGCCGTCCCCGCCACCCTGCCCGCCCGCGTCGGTGCCCTGCGCCAGTGGGCCCTGCTCACCCGGCGCGGCACCGCGCTCCTCCTCCACCACCGCCTCTCCGTCGCCGTCCTCGTCGGCTCCCCCGTCATGATCGTGGCGATGTTCGCGGTGCTCTTCCGCGGTGGCGCCTTCGGCCCCGCATCCCCGGACCCCGCGTCCACCGCGATGATCATGTTCTGGATCGCCTTCGGCGCCTTCTTCTTCGGGCTGACGTACGGCCTGCTGCAGATCTGCACCGAACTCGCCGTGCTGCGCCGCGAATGGCTCGCCGGCCTGCGGATCGGCCCGTACGTCGCCTCCAAACTCACCACCATGCTCCCCGCGCTCGCCCTCGCCGACGCGCTGCTGCTCGCCGTGCTGCGCGCGCTGGACCGGCTGCCGTCGGCCGGCTGGGACACGTACGCCTCGCTCTTCGCCTCCAGCGCGCTGGCCTCCGCCGCCGCCCTCGCGCTCGGGCTGCTCGCGTCCGCGGCGGTGGCGGAGCCGGGGCAGGCGACGCTGATGCTGCCGCTGCTGTGCTTTCCGCAGGTGCTGTTCTCGGGGGCGTTCGTGCCGGTGCCGCGGATGACGCCGGGCGGCGAGGCGATCAGCCTGGCGATGACCAACCGGTGGGCGTTCGAGGCGCTGGGCAGCGGGGTGGGTCTGGAGTCGCTGTGGCGTACGGGCGCATCCCCCGCGGGGCGGCCGCTGCTGGCGTCGTACGGAGAATCGTTCGCGCACCCGGCCGCCCGCGGGTGGCTGATCCTGGCCGGCTTCGCGGTGCTGTTCCTGGCGCTGACGTGGTGGGTGGTCGTACGCAAGTGCCGGGACGGCGCCGAGCGGAGCCGGCAGGGACGCTGA
- a CDS encoding class I SAM-dependent methyltransferase, which produces MRHEDPLAYAVGMEGIALVRSFTGEYDRAFVAARLGGIRRLLGDEALAGAGVDVARVSTVEGYRIWSETYDGPNTAFDLDEPVVGAFLDALPAGVALDAACGTGRMAALLAGRGHRVLGVDSSPDMLARARERVPEGGFRLGALDALPVADGAVDVAVCALALTHVPDLGPVMAEFARVLRPGGHLVTSDVHPERVALGSIPAVRLADGSPARVETYRHAVGDYVRAALAAGLDVLGCEEPGVQDAGEAKAIPAPAADPGPWEAWPWSLRELVPEAAAVSHAGVPAGIVWHFRRAAGPAVTPAGA; this is translated from the coding sequence GTGCGGCATGAGGATCCGCTGGCCTACGCGGTCGGCATGGAGGGCATCGCCCTGGTGCGTTCGTTCACCGGGGAGTACGACCGCGCGTTCGTCGCCGCGCGGCTCGGCGGGATCCGGCGGCTGCTCGGCGACGAGGCGCTGGCGGGCGCGGGCGTGGACGTCGCCCGGGTGTCCACGGTCGAGGGCTACCGGATCTGGTCGGAGACGTACGACGGGCCCAACACCGCGTTCGACCTGGACGAGCCGGTGGTCGGGGCGTTCCTCGACGCGCTGCCCGCGGGCGTCGCCCTGGACGCCGCCTGCGGCACCGGGCGGATGGCGGCCCTGCTGGCCGGGCGCGGCCACCGCGTCCTCGGCGTCGACAGCTCCCCGGACATGCTGGCGCGGGCCCGGGAGCGGGTGCCGGAGGGCGGCTTCCGCCTCGGCGCGCTCGACGCGCTGCCCGTCGCCGACGGCGCCGTGGACGTGGCGGTCTGCGCGCTCGCGCTGACCCACGTCCCCGATCTGGGCCCGGTCATGGCGGAGTTCGCGCGCGTGCTGCGGCCGGGTGGACACCTCGTGACCTCGGACGTCCACCCGGAGCGGGTGGCGCTCGGGTCGATCCCGGCGGTACGGCTGGCTGACGGCAGCCCCGCCCGGGTGGAGACGTACCGGCACGCGGTCGGGGACTACGTGCGCGCCGCGCTCGCGGCCGGGCTCGATGTGCTGGGCTGCGAGGAGCCGGGGGTGCAGGACGCCGGGGAGGCGAAGGCGATCCCGGCCCCGGCGGCGGACCCGGGGCCGTGGGAGGCGTGGCCGTGGTCCCTTCGCGAACTGGTCCCCGAGGCCGCGGCGGTGTCCCACGCGGGCGTCCCGGCGGGGATCGTCTGGCACTTCCGGCGGGCCGCGGGCCCGGCGGTCACGCCCGCGGGCGCGTGA
- a CDS encoding aminotransferase class V-fold PLP-dependent enzyme, translated as MGRADTTGHVRERAADAADLFAELREREFGYLDEGGHTYLDHTGAGLPPRSLVAGSARRITGGLFGNPHSESPASRASGDGLAEAREAVLRYFNADPAEYAVIFTPNATGALRLVGEAYPLGRGSRLVLSLDNHNSVNGLREYARARGATVEYVPLRTPDLGIDEDRMHAALAVRTRRPALAHHGPRGLLAYPAQSNFTGVQHSLDWIATAQAQGYDVVLDAAAYVPTNALDLGRHHPDFTVVSWYKLFGHPTGLGALVARRTALAKLRRPWFAGGTIYAVSAQAQWHVLADDEAAFEDGTVNFLAIPDVTAGLAWIEGIGIDRVHDHVDALTAHLLAGLRTLRHGDGSPLVRVYGPDRAGAPRGGTVALNVLDAEGRVVDERVIIRDSGAYGISLRTGCFCNPGAGEAAFDLPPRRLRRAARRRLGSLEDYLKMLHLPSAGAVRVSLGAASQPADVETFLSFVTQTYRDRVPDVADLAPRLGC; from the coding sequence ATGGGCAGGGCAGACACCACCGGGCACGTACGCGAACGAGCGGCGGACGCTGCCGACCTCTTCGCGGAGCTGCGGGAACGGGAGTTCGGATATCTCGACGAGGGCGGGCACACCTATCTCGACCACACCGGCGCCGGGCTCCCGCCGCGCTCCCTCGTCGCGGGCAGCGCCCGGCGCATCACCGGCGGGCTGTTCGGCAACCCGCACTCCGAGAGCCCCGCCTCGCGGGCCTCGGGGGACGGGCTCGCCGAGGCCCGCGAGGCGGTGCTGCGGTACTTCAACGCCGACCCCGCCGAGTACGCCGTGATCTTCACGCCCAACGCCACGGGCGCGCTGCGCCTGGTCGGCGAGGCGTATCCGCTCGGACGCGGCAGCCGGCTCGTCCTCTCCCTCGACAACCACAACTCCGTCAACGGCCTGCGGGAGTACGCGCGGGCGCGCGGCGCGACCGTCGAGTACGTCCCGCTGCGCACGCCGGACCTGGGCATCGACGAGGACCGGATGCACGCCGCGCTGGCCGTACGCACCCGGCGCCCCGCCCTCGCGCACCACGGCCCCCGGGGGCTGCTCGCCTACCCGGCGCAGAGCAACTTCACCGGCGTACAGCACTCCCTGGACTGGATCGCCACCGCCCAGGCCCAGGGCTATGACGTCGTGCTCGACGCGGCCGCGTACGTCCCGACCAATGCCCTCGACCTCGGCCGCCACCACCCGGACTTCACCGTCGTGAGCTGGTACAAGCTCTTCGGCCACCCCACCGGCCTCGGCGCTCTCGTCGCCCGCAGGACGGCGCTCGCGAAGCTGCGCAGGCCGTGGTTCGCCGGCGGCACGATCTACGCGGTCAGCGCGCAGGCGCAGTGGCACGTCCTGGCCGACGACGAGGCCGCGTTCGAGGACGGGACCGTCAACTTCCTCGCCATACCGGACGTCACCGCCGGCCTCGCCTGGATCGAGGGCATCGGCATCGACCGCGTCCACGACCACGTCGACGCCCTGACGGCGCACCTGCTCGCCGGGCTGCGGACGCTGCGGCACGGCGACGGCTCGCCGCTGGTCCGGGTGTACGGTCCTGACCGGGCCGGCGCGCCGCGCGGCGGCACGGTCGCGCTGAACGTACTCGACGCCGAAGGGCGGGTCGTCGACGAGCGCGTCATCATCCGCGACAGCGGTGCGTACGGCATCTCCCTGCGCACCGGCTGCTTCTGCAACCCGGGCGCGGGCGAGGCGGCGTTCGACCTGCCGCCGCGCCGGCTGCGCCGGGCGGCGCGCAGGCGGCTCGGCTCGCTGGAGGACTATCTGAAGATGCTGCACCTGCCGTCGGCGGGTGCGGTGCGCGTGTCCCTGGGGGCGGCGTCGCAGCCCGCGGATGTCGAAACGTTTCTGTCGTTCGTGACGCAGACCTACCGGGACCGCGTCCCCGACGTGGCCGACCTCGCGCCGCGGCTGGGCTGCTGA